The following proteins are co-located in the Flectobacillus major DSM 103 genome:
- a CDS encoding S41 family peptidase → MVKQNQNIKSLIRIGLLGILFFFSYCSKKEDTTVTPVTTDNTAEINKWVYDTMEDAYFWYDQMPTLATLDTQAKTEDFFEKLIYQRETTDRFSLITDDIDALEKEFNGVSKIFGIRYLLGYTDNTNTNIGLFLSYVVPQSPAANVGLQRGDIILKINGQNITSSNFSTLMNNDNVTFTLGKISNNSIVADTKTLAVAKAEVTENPVGFSSIIQKSSANKTIGYLLYTQFVPGLDQGDTLKYDNQLRKIFGDFKAAGVNELVLDLRFNPGGYISSATTLASLVVKDLTSNKIFFKDQYNSKYQAYFKQQYGANIFNNYFSTEPNNIGNNLSRVFVLTSTGTASSSELVINGLRPYMDVITIGDHTYGKNLFGTLISDDQNRWKWGLYVMLGITTNVNGESSYGNVNGISPTYQVDDNLIPFSPFGDDTEPLFRKALEIMGVPLASGTGARVAATKAISLPNHEHLSDNPINNEKRMIQKQYLKISP, encoded by the coding sequence ATGGTCAAGCAGAATCAAAATATAAAATCGCTTATTCGGATAGGACTTCTGGGTATCCTATTTTTCTTCTCTTATTGCTCTAAGAAAGAGGACACTACGGTAACACCCGTTACAACAGACAACACCGCCGAAATCAATAAATGGGTGTATGATACTATGGAGGATGCCTACTTTTGGTACGACCAAATGCCTACGCTTGCCACTTTAGATACTCAGGCAAAAACAGAAGATTTCTTTGAAAAATTGATTTATCAAAGAGAAACCACCGACCGTTTTTCGCTTATTACCGACGATATTGATGCTCTTGAAAAAGAATTTAATGGTGTATCTAAAATCTTTGGTATACGCTATTTGCTTGGCTATACCGACAACACGAATACCAATATTGGTTTGTTCTTGAGTTATGTAGTACCCCAAAGCCCTGCAGCCAATGTTGGGCTTCAAAGAGGTGACATTATCCTAAAAATCAATGGGCAAAATATTACTAGTTCTAATTTTTCTACCTTGATGAACAACGATAATGTTACTTTTACCCTAGGTAAAATATCAAATAATAGCATCGTAGCCGATACCAAAACCCTTGCTGTAGCCAAGGCCGAAGTAACCGAAAATCCTGTTGGGTTTTCGAGTATTATTCAAAAATCGTCGGCCAACAAAACGATTGGGTATTTGCTATATACTCAGTTTGTACCAGGCCTAGACCAAGGCGATACCCTAAAGTACGATAACCAACTCAGAAAGATTTTTGGAGACTTCAAAGCAGCAGGAGTCAACGAACTAGTACTGGATTTGCGGTTTAATCCAGGGGGGTACATCAGTAGTGCTACTACTTTGGCATCGTTGGTTGTCAAAGACCTTACGTCCAATAAAATCTTCTTCAAAGACCAATACAATAGCAAATACCAAGCCTATTTCAAACAACAATACGGAGCTAATATTTTCAACAACTACTTTAGTACTGAACCTAACAATATTGGCAACAACCTCAGTCGGGTATTTGTACTAACCTCTACAGGCACGGCTTCGTCGAGCGAGCTAGTGATTAATGGCTTACGCCCCTACATGGACGTAATTACTATTGGCGACCATACTTATGGCAAAAACCTTTTTGGTACACTAATTAGCGACGACCAAAACCGCTGGAAATGGGGCCTGTATGTGATGTTGGGTATTACAACCAATGTCAACGGCGAATCGAGCTATGGCAATGTCAATGGTATTTCGCCAACTTACCAAGTAGATGATAATTTGATTCCTTTTAGTCCATTTGGCGACGATACCGAACCGCTGTTTAGAAAAGCCTTAGAAATCATGGGTGTTCCTTTGGCAAGTGGCACTGGTGCAAGGGTAGCTGCTACCAAAGCCATCAGCTTGCCCAATCATGAGCACTTATCTGATAATCCAATCAATAACGAAAAACGGATGATTCAGAAACAATACCTGAAAATAAGTCCTTAA
- a CDS encoding T9SS type A sorting domain-containing protein, with product MRKRLFFLFFCIIYGSLSTNSYGQVFDKVTFSQLPQDWQLYPRKTNNQGIITIKGTVTASNIDAISLLLYRNKQLIGYQKITSLALNSSFSFKDLAIKAELAEYDVKLYTFSKTDSSLIVERVNIVAGDIFVINGQSNAGANFGDDPVYFTSEYARNFGKLLDFTYLPAYNPADTLWNTQAPGKLGNALQKLIIEKHKIPVAILNQANGGSTVTFNAIRTNPVANFGNTYGVLYYRLLKAGVLNDVKGYIWRQGENESSGAASLWGENFDILYKYWRQDYPNIQKYYVYQVSLLDFPLYAAGQLRDYQRRTKYIYDRVENITAIGLPDYDGIHYGLQGHIKSAEELFLQISRDFYGSTDTDNITCPNIQKVYRNNKDNIILEFDKGQEIVWQNDTTLINKYNQPIKQYLHNMFFTKNNNRMWVLSGYAVGNKVILDLAKDQFSYSVLNYLPAFHTSEQTVQFGGPFIKNKRGLRAFSFHEVPVGTITDNLALKTQISNGNQVALSWNKLSSADYYILDRKSANSTVTHSIKIDKNLSAYIDTLAADDTLFRYVLTAYSKDTANNFSMQNVVIPIISHPTITAQLRSHNSIVLQWNRVQQAKTYLIERTTNNSIKTYQTNQLSLVDTGLVANVTYSYRIKALADIGQSDFSSYTKVSTLPLLASPTASLKALFKNKLEFSFQNVPQADSLIIEYKESSNLNDYTLLSKRRNLAGTIVLNDLKSNTSYSVRIMATAQNRISAWTIITLSTPADLVAPVLNIDEVTYKSVLLSWTSVTGATSYLLERRKDNDNFTLIDTLKSTAYKDSLVKDNTSYTYRIKALATLSDSPTSTKEVRTTTILGTEELISEPITLAPNPTTDWLSIKFVQRLTGSLSIYNTSGENVYQAKFNDTYTLEISLKGLQKGPYFVKISTAKGQFTKRLIIL from the coding sequence ATGAGAAAACGTTTATTTTTTTTGTTTTTCTGTATCATCTATGGCTCACTTTCAACAAATAGTTACGGGCAAGTCTTCGACAAAGTTACCTTTAGCCAACTCCCTCAAGACTGGCAACTTTACCCTAGAAAAACCAATAACCAAGGTATTATAACAATAAAAGGTACTGTTACAGCCTCTAATATCGATGCTATCTCGTTACTTTTATACAGAAATAAACAACTAATTGGTTACCAAAAAATAACTTCGTTAGCATTAAATAGCTCGTTTTCATTCAAAGACTTGGCCATCAAAGCCGAATTAGCCGAATATGATGTCAAGCTTTATACTTTCAGTAAAACCGACTCCTCGCTTATTGTAGAACGTGTCAATATTGTTGCTGGCGATATATTTGTTATTAATGGGCAGTCAAATGCAGGAGCAAATTTTGGCGATGACCCCGTTTATTTTACCAGCGAATATGCCCGTAATTTTGGCAAACTACTGGACTTTACCTACCTTCCAGCCTATAACCCTGCCGATACTCTTTGGAATACTCAAGCACCTGGCAAGCTCGGCAATGCCCTTCAAAAATTGATAATCGAAAAGCATAAAATTCCTGTAGCTATTCTGAATCAGGCCAATGGAGGCTCGACAGTTACATTTAATGCTATCAGGACTAACCCCGTAGCCAATTTTGGTAATACCTACGGCGTTTTGTACTATCGACTATTAAAAGCGGGCGTTTTGAACGATGTAAAAGGGTATATCTGGCGACAAGGTGAAAACGAATCGTCGGGTGCGGCATCGCTTTGGGGCGAAAATTTTGATATTTTATACAAATACTGGCGACAAGATTACCCTAATATTCAGAAATATTACGTGTATCAAGTTAGTCTTCTCGACTTCCCACTATATGCGGCAGGTCAGTTGCGAGACTATCAGCGACGTACCAAATATATCTATGACCGAGTAGAAAACATCACCGCTATTGGCCTACCCGACTACGACGGTATTCACTATGGCTTACAGGGGCATATCAAAAGTGCTGAAGAGCTTTTCTTACAAATTAGCCGTGATTTTTATGGCTCGACCGATACCGACAATATTACCTGTCCTAATATTCAAAAGGTGTATCGCAACAACAAGGATAATATTATTTTGGAATTTGATAAAGGACAAGAAATTGTTTGGCAAAATGATACAACCCTTATCAATAAATATAATCAGCCTATCAAACAGTACCTACACAATATGTTTTTTACTAAAAACAACAACAGAATGTGGGTACTTTCGGGATATGCTGTAGGTAATAAAGTAATTCTTGATCTGGCCAAAGACCAGTTTTCTTATTCGGTATTGAATTATCTTCCTGCCTTTCATACCTCCGAACAAACCGTGCAGTTTGGTGGGCCTTTTATCAAAAATAAACGAGGATTAAGGGCTTTTTCTTTCCATGAAGTACCAGTTGGTACTATTACCGACAATTTGGCTCTTAAAACACAAATCTCAAACGGTAATCAAGTAGCGCTTTCATGGAATAAACTTAGCTCAGCCGACTATTATATACTAGACCGTAAATCAGCTAACTCGACAGTTACTCATAGTATCAAAATTGATAAAAACCTAAGTGCTTATATCGACACTCTGGCAGCCGATGACACTTTATTTCGCTATGTATTAACGGCTTATAGTAAGGACACAGCCAATAACTTCTCGATGCAAAATGTTGTTATTCCTATTATTAGTCACCCAACAATCACTGCTCAACTGCGAAGCCATAATAGTATTGTATTACAATGGAATCGTGTTCAGCAAGCAAAAACGTATCTGATAGAAAGAACAACCAACAATAGTATCAAAACATATCAAACCAACCAATTGTCATTGGTAGATACTGGCCTAGTGGCCAATGTAACTTATTCGTACCGAATCAAAGCATTAGCAGATATTGGCCAGTCTGATTTTTCGTCATATACCAAAGTAAGTACTTTACCCCTCTTGGCTAGCCCTACGGCAAGTTTGAAGGCTTTGTTCAAAAACAAATTAGAGTTTTCGTTTCAAAACGTACCTCAGGCCGATAGCTTAATAATTGAATATAAAGAAAGTAGTAATCTCAACGATTATACTCTGTTATCAAAACGCAGAAACCTTGCAGGAACAATTGTTTTAAATGATTTGAAAAGCAATACTAGCTACTCGGTACGCATCATGGCTACGGCACAGAACCGCATTTCAGCATGGACAATCATAACGTTGAGTACTCCTGCCGACCTTGTTGCTCCTGTTTTAAATATCGACGAAGTAACTTATAAGTCGGTTCTGTTATCGTGGACAAGTGTTACCGGAGCAACATCGTATTTGCTAGAAAGAAGAAAAGACAATGACAACTTTACACTAATAGACACCTTAAAATCAACCGCTTATAAAGATAGCCTTGTAAAAGACAATACCAGTTATACGTATCGAATCAAAGCACTTGCTACATTATCCGATTCGCCAACAAGCACCAAAGAGGTACGTACTACCACTATTTTGGGAACAGAAGAGCTTATCAGCGAGCCTATTACGCTTGCTCCAAACCCTACTACCGACTGGCTCAGTATCAAGTTTGTTCAGCGACTTACGGGTTCGTTAAGTATTTACAATACCTCAGGCGAGAATGTTTATCAAGCCAAATTCAACGATACCTATACCCTAGAAATTTCGTTGAAAGGCTTACAGAAAGGCCCATATTTTGTCAAGATTTCAACCGCAAAAGGACAATTTACCAAAAGATTAATAATACTATAA
- a CDS encoding thioredoxin family protein produces MKLISSLFFAVLLALSPEWKTDFANAQKEAIDSHKYILLNFSGSDWCVPCIRMTKDVFETAVFQKFSQENLVLVRADFPRSAKHKLEAKQVQHNEALAEKYNPEGKFPYTILLDSNGKVLKTWDGYTNTSPEDFIAQINKVSNAR; encoded by the coding sequence ATGAAACTCATATCATCCTTATTTTTCGCTGTATTATTGGCACTTTCGCCCGAATGGAAAACAGATTTTGCCAATGCTCAGAAAGAAGCTATCGATAGCCACAAATATATTTTGCTCAACTTTTCTGGCTCTGATTGGTGTGTACCTTGTATCAGAATGACGAAAGATGTTTTTGAAACAGCCGTTTTTCAAAAATTTTCTCAAGAAAACTTAGTCCTTGTTCGTGCAGACTTTCCTCGTTCGGCCAAACACAAATTAGAAGCCAAACAAGTACAACACAACGAAGCTTTAGCCGAAAAATATAACCCTGAAGGCAAGTTCCCGTATACTATTTTATTAGATAGCAATGGGAAAGTCCTTAAAACCTGGGACGGATACACCAATACTTCTCCCGAAGACTTTATTGCACAAATAAACAAAGTATCGAATGCTCGTTAG
- the rho gene encoding transcription termination factor Rho, which yields MYNIEELEIKLISELRELAKGLNIQNTIDLPKKELIYKILEQQEKSNTQTLKPASSDAMENEQKPERKVRKESASASDSPRPKRQRIQKGDSEAETPVAAIPEPIFKPEPVKTKPAREVKPKKAAVEDIVFDFDEEPIVIDLPEDVEDEFASIDTSFITTSPEELGVNVSTNNFRPEPTVENNRQENNRPAQNTPNTGGNIRKPIYNQAIREFDGIIENEGVLEIMQDGGYGFLRSADYNYLASPDDIYVSPSQIKLFGLKTGDTVRGAIRPPKEGEKYFALLRVESVNGKTTEEIRDRIPFEYLTPLFPDEKLNLSSRPDQYSTRILDLFAPIGKGQRGMIVAQPKTGKTVLLKEIANAISKNHPEVYLLILLIDERPEEVTDMQRSVRAEVISSTFDEQAERHVKVASIVLEKAKRMVECGHDVVILLDSITRLARAYNTVVPSSGKILSGGVDANALHKPKRFFGAARNVENGGSLTIIATALIDTGSKMDEVIFEEFKGTGNMELQLDRKLSNRRMFPAIDVPASGTRREDLLMDKETLQRVWILRKHMSDMNSVEAMDFLLQQMKHSRNNDEFLASMNR from the coding sequence ATGTATAATATTGAAGAATTAGAAATAAAGCTTATTTCAGAGCTTCGTGAGCTTGCCAAAGGGCTAAATATCCAGAATACGATTGACCTACCAAAAAAAGAACTCATCTATAAAATACTTGAACAGCAGGAAAAAAGTAACACCCAAACACTAAAACCTGCTTCTAGCGATGCTATGGAAAATGAACAAAAACCAGAGAGAAAAGTGAGGAAAGAGAGTGCTTCAGCATCAGACAGCCCACGCCCAAAAAGACAACGCATTCAGAAAGGTGACTCTGAGGCCGAAACGCCCGTTGCGGCTATTCCAGAGCCAATATTCAAGCCTGAGCCTGTCAAAACAAAACCTGCTCGTGAGGTAAAACCAAAAAAAGCAGCAGTAGAAGATATCGTATTTGACTTCGATGAAGAACCTATCGTAATAGACCTTCCAGAAGATGTAGAAGACGAATTTGCCTCAATAGACACCTCGTTTATTACAACATCGCCAGAAGAATTAGGCGTAAATGTAAGTACAAACAATTTTCGACCAGAACCAACCGTCGAAAACAATCGTCAAGAGAATAATCGTCCTGCACAAAATACTCCAAATACTGGCGGAAATATCCGCAAACCAATATATAATCAAGCAATTCGAGAGTTTGACGGTATTATCGAGAACGAAGGTGTACTCGAAATTATGCAAGATGGCGGCTATGGTTTCTTACGTTCGGCCGACTACAATTACTTGGCTTCGCCCGATGATATTTATGTATCGCCTTCGCAAATCAAGTTATTTGGCCTAAAAACAGGTGATACTGTACGTGGAGCTATCAGACCTCCTAAAGAAGGTGAAAAATACTTTGCTTTGCTTAGGGTAGAATCTGTCAATGGAAAAACCACCGAAGAAATCCGTGACCGTATTCCTTTTGAATACCTTACTCCGCTCTTCCCTGATGAAAAATTAAACCTTTCTTCTCGTCCTGACCAATATTCAACCCGTATTTTAGATTTATTTGCCCCTATCGGTAAAGGTCAGCGTGGTATGATTGTGGCCCAGCCCAAAACAGGTAAAACGGTGTTGTTGAAAGAAATTGCAAATGCTATTTCTAAAAATCACCCAGAGGTATATTTGTTGATTTTACTTATCGACGAACGCCCAGAAGAGGTTACCGATATGCAACGTAGCGTACGTGCCGAAGTAATATCATCTACCTTCGACGAACAAGCCGAACGCCATGTTAAAGTAGCAAGTATTGTGCTAGAAAAAGCTAAACGTATGGTAGAGTGTGGTCATGATGTTGTGATTTTGTTAGATTCAATCACTCGCTTGGCTCGTGCGTATAATACGGTCGTTCCATCTTCAGGAAAAATTCTTTCGGGTGGGGTCGATGCCAATGCTTTGCACAAACCAAAACGTTTCTTTGGGGCTGCTCGTAACGTAGAAAATGGTGGTTCTTTAACCATTATTGCAACAGCCCTTATCGATACTGGTTCTAAAATGGACGAAGTTATCTTTGAAGAATTTAAAGGTACTGGTAATATGGAATTACAACTCGACCGTAAGCTATCTAACCGTCGTATGTTCCCTGCTATCGACGTTCCTGCTTCGGGTACTCGTCGTGAAGACTTGTTGATGGATAAAGAAACGCTACAACGTGTCTGGATTCTTCGCAAACACATGAGCGACATGAATTCTGTAGAAGCTATGGATTTCTTGTTGCAACAAATGAAACATAGTCGAAACAATGATGAGTTTTTAGCATCTATGAATCGATAA
- a CDS encoding RNA polymerase sigma factor, whose amino-acid sequence MFFKKKHTEFDKDNLESVLQACREQHPEAQKVLFKMYFSYAKNICQRYAANQEDAEEILNDGFMKVFQNIHRYENIQSFKAWFRTILVNTSINYYHKREKNLYSLEVEHVSMPVYDENVIDKMAAEDILALVQKLPTSYRTVFMMHVVDGYNHREIAEMLGINEGTSRSNFMKARLKLQEMIKTYYPHLFAVSLTNKLYEN is encoded by the coding sequence TTGTTTTTCAAAAAAAAACATACTGAATTTGACAAAGACAATCTCGAAAGTGTCTTACAGGCATGTCGTGAGCAACATCCAGAAGCTCAGAAAGTGCTATTTAAGATGTACTTTAGTTATGCTAAAAATATTTGCCAGAGGTATGCCGCCAACCAAGAAGATGCCGAAGAGATTCTGAACGATGGATTTATGAAGGTATTCCAGAACATACATCGTTACGAAAATATACAATCCTTTAAGGCTTGGTTTCGTACTATCTTGGTGAATACTAGTATCAATTACTATCATAAGCGAGAAAAAAACTTATATAGCCTAGAGGTGGAGCATGTAAGTATGCCTGTTTATGATGAAAATGTAATTGATAAAATGGCAGCCGAAGATATTTTGGCCTTGGTACAAAAACTTCCAACATCTTACCGAACGGTATTTATGATGCACGTTGTGGATGGATATAACCACCGAGAAATTGCCGAAATGTTAGGTATCAACGAAGGGACATCTCGTTCTAATTTTATGAAAGCTCGTTTAAAGCTTCAAGAAATGATAAAGACATATTACCCGCATTTATTCGCGGTCAGTTTAACCAACAAACTTTATGAAAACTGA
- a CDS encoding Rieske (2Fe-2S) protein produces MTRYDFLKSMGFKGGALMVLLASCQKSTDPSPSDDTTTTTGTSSGTTTGTGTSTGSGSSTTPATSTLASIDLTSSTYAALLQNGGYVIVNSIVVARISEGTYVAATQTCSHEPKKKVIFRSGEFYCTEHGARYSTTGTGLNSYGSKGIKVYTVTVSGSTLTIT; encoded by the coding sequence ATGACACGATACGACTTTTTAAAGTCTATGGGATTTAAAGGTGGAGCTTTAATGGTACTATTGGCTTCATGTCAGAAAAGTACAGACCCATCCCCTTCTGACGACACCACTACCACAACGGGTACAAGTTCGGGAACAACCACAGGAACAGGTACAAGTACAGGTTCGGGAAGTTCAACAACTCCAGCTACTAGCACATTGGCTAGTATTGATTTAACATCGTCCACTTATGCAGCTTTATTACAAAATGGAGGATATGTAATTGTGAATAGTATTGTGGTGGCTCGTATATCTGAGGGTACGTATGTGGCTGCTACTCAAACCTGTAGCCATGAACCCAAGAAAAAAGTGATATTTAGAAGTGGCGAATTTTACTGTACCGAGCATGGTGCACGATATAGTACCACAGGCACAGGCCTCAACAGCTACGGCAGTAAAGGCATCAAGGTGTATACAGTTACGGTAAGTGGTAGTACGCTCACGATTACCTAG
- a CDS encoding Rieske (2Fe-2S) protein has product MTRFEFLKSAGFGGAALMTLLTSCSKNSEVSPTTGSTGSVDFTLDLAATSNASLANSGGYVISNGVVVARTSQGTYVAATNTCSHEAKKKVIFSNGEFYCTEHGARYSTTGTGLNSYGANGLTVYKTELTGTSLRIYS; this is encoded by the coding sequence ATGACACGCTTTGAATTTCTAAAATCGGCAGGCTTCGGTGGAGCAGCCCTCATGACATTATTAACATCTTGTAGCAAAAACTCGGAGGTTTCGCCCACAACAGGCAGCACAGGCTCTGTTGATTTTACCCTCGACCTCGCCGCTACAAGCAATGCCAGCCTAGCTAATAGCGGGGGGTATGTAATTAGCAATGGGGTTGTTGTAGCCCGAACCTCGCAAGGAACTTACGTTGCCGCTACCAACACTTGCTCGCATGAGGCCAAAAAAAAGGTAATTTTCTCGAATGGCGAATTCTATTGTACAGAACACGGTGCACGCTATAGCACAACAGGTACTGGGCTCAATAGCTATGGAGCTAATGGATTAACTGTGTATAAAACCGAATTGACTGGTACTTCGCTAAGAATTTATTCTTAA
- a CDS encoding DUF4266 domain-containing protein: MKLSNRLLAKICLTFITGISLSACTSVKPYQKAYLNDSEMELSSRKSVKFEQNFQLYREGASGANGGKTGGGCGCN; encoded by the coding sequence ATGAAGCTGTCCAATCGTTTACTAGCAAAAATATGCCTAACCTTCATAACAGGCATTTCGTTGTCGGCGTGTACGTCGGTAAAACCATACCAAAAGGCTTATTTGAACGACTCCGAAATGGAATTAAGTTCACGCAAAAGCGTAAAATTTGAGCAAAACTTTCAGTTGTACCGCGAAGGGGCATCTGGAGCCAATGGTGGAAAAACTGGCGGAGGCTGTGGATGTAACTAA
- a CDS encoding SGNH/GDSL hydrolase family protein yields MRILVIGGCHVFGYGIQNSQGFVEVFSESMKILENEPIQIDSYVHFSMEKTVELLMSIGNKISKYDLVLMQIGHEELMAEDSIIDLVNTQDIYFKNSYRADTNHDPVAPSNTQLLKELYDEATEYIDEANIWEYCLTSLKLKCLKSIHKIGKLGRLAYYQRYHKIILSLLTPVKEQTILISPMPSLNPCNNYMRQEGRKIFEDECTKQQFKWLQSIDFIEKHPYFFLSDGNHLNALGHRVLASQLLRFYRHEVRKHQFYFHLCSN; encoded by the coding sequence ATGAGAATCTTAGTTATTGGCGGATGCCATGTCTTCGGGTACGGCATCCAAAATTCACAAGGGTTTGTCGAAGTATTCTCAGAAAGCATGAAAATACTAGAAAATGAACCTATACAAATAGACAGCTATGTGCATTTTTCAATGGAAAAAACCGTTGAACTGCTAATGAGTATTGGTAACAAAATCTCGAAATATGACCTAGTACTTATGCAGATAGGCCATGAGGAGTTAATGGCTGAAGATTCTATCATAGACCTAGTGAATACCCAAGATATTTATTTCAAAAATAGCTATAGGGCCGACACAAATCATGATCCTGTAGCACCCTCAAATACCCAGCTACTCAAAGAACTATACGACGAGGCAACAGAGTATATCGACGAAGCCAATATATGGGAATATTGTTTGACAAGCCTCAAATTGAAATGTTTGAAAAGTATTCATAAAATCGGTAAACTCGGGCGTTTGGCCTACTATCAGCGATACCACAAAATTATTTTGTCGCTTCTTACTCCAGTAAAAGAACAAACTATTTTGATTTCGCCGATGCCAAGCCTCAACCCTTGCAATAACTATATGCGACAAGAAGGACGTAAGATTTTTGAGGATGAATGTACAAAACAACAATTCAAATGGCTACAGTCTATAGATTTTATTGAAAAACACCCTTATTTCTTTTTGTCGGATGGAAACCATCTTAATGCACTAGGGCATCGTGTATTGGCTAGTCAGTTGCTAAGGTTTTACCGTCACGAGGTACGAAAGCATCAATTTTATTTTCATTTATGTTCTAATTAA
- a CDS encoding protein-disulfide reductase DsbD domain-containing protein: MSKIFLYICLLFCTTSYAQSSVKKAKILVTTNKAKPQIGEIIDLVIEAHIYPQWKMFSSNKQVFPGPKATVIQLEKNDSFQLQGTLQSIAPIVKNDTFWKGEVSFFRHKARFIQKVKILKPQAQLKGVIIYQLCTIHDGTCIRYQDAFRVSLR; this comes from the coding sequence ATGTCTAAAATCTTTTTGTATATCTGTTTATTGTTTTGTACCACCAGCTACGCCCAATCGTCAGTCAAAAAAGCGAAGATTCTGGTAACCACCAACAAAGCAAAACCCCAAATAGGCGAAATCATAGATTTGGTGATTGAAGCTCATATTTATCCACAGTGGAAAATGTTTTCGAGCAACAAACAGGTTTTTCCTGGCCCCAAAGCTACGGTAATTCAATTAGAAAAAAACGATTCGTTTCAGCTACAGGGTACACTGCAATCAATTGCTCCTATTGTCAAAAACGATACTTTTTGGAAAGGAGAAGTCTCTTTTTTTAGGCATAAAGCAAGGTTTATACAAAAAGTAAAAATCCTAAAACCACAGGCTCAGTTAAAAGGTGTAATCATTTACCAACTCTGTACCATACACGACGGCACATGTATACGTTACCAAGATGCCTTTCGTGTATCGCTTCGCTAA
- a CDS encoding FAD:protein FMN transferase: protein MLVSQSSNTIHKQGHRLMGNYFEISVVSPDAQYANTCIDEAVAEIRRIEKLFTTFDNNSQTNQINQAAGIAPVVVDQEVFDLISRSLRISELTQGAFDITYGSIDKSLWNFDTTMTSLPSPEIALESVRLINYKNIVLNPTNHSVFLREKGMRIGFGGIGKGYAAEKAKELLKAKGFISGIVNAAGDLTTWGNQPNGQPWTIGIANPNADHNPFSYLSISDVAVATSGNYEKYAVINGKKYSHTIDPKTGLPVTGIQSVTVISPNAELSDAMATPIMVMGIKVGLNLINQLSQIACIIIDDHNKIYTSHNIKIK from the coding sequence ATGCTCGTTAGTCAGTCCTCCAATACTATTCATAAACAAGGGCATCGCTTGATGGGCAATTACTTTGAAATTAGCGTAGTGAGCCCCGATGCTCAGTACGCTAATACATGTATAGATGAAGCTGTAGCCGAAATTCGCAGAATAGAAAAGTTATTTACTACTTTCGACAACAACAGCCAAACCAACCAAATCAATCAGGCTGCAGGAATAGCTCCTGTTGTAGTTGACCAAGAGGTTTTTGACCTTATCAGTCGTTCTTTGCGTATTTCTGAGCTTACCCAAGGGGCTTTCGATATTACCTATGGTTCGATCGACAAAAGCCTCTGGAACTTTGATACTACCATGACCTCGCTTCCTTCTCCCGAAATTGCACTCGAATCGGTAAGGTTGATTAATTATAAAAATATCGTATTGAATCCTACTAATCACAGTGTTTTTTTACGAGAAAAAGGAATGCGAATTGGCTTCGGGGGTATTGGAAAAGGCTACGCCGCCGAAAAAGCCAAAGAACTTTTGAAAGCCAAAGGATTCATAAGTGGTATTGTCAACGCCGCTGGTGACCTTACTACTTGGGGTAATCAACCCAATGGCCAGCCTTGGACCATAGGTATTGCCAACCCCAATGCCGACCATAACCCTTTTTCTTATTTGTCGATTAGCGACGTAGCCGTAGCTACTTCGGGCAATTATGAAAAATATGCAGTAATTAATGGCAAAAAGTATTCGCACACCATCGACCCAAAAACAGGATTACCTGTTACTGGTATCCAGAGTGTTACAGTGATTAGTCCCAATGCCGAACTCTCCGATGCCATGGCAACACCTATTATGGTAATGGGTATCAAAGTAGGCTTAAATTTGATTAATCAGCTTTCTCAGATTGCCTGTATTATTATCGACGACCACAACAAAATATATACCTCCCACAATATCAAAATCAAATAA